The following is a genomic window from Marinobacter sp. NP-4(2019).
ATGGCAGCCATCCGGATTTCGAGCTGGAAAGCGGCGATACGGTCATTTTCAGCGCCCGGGCCATTCCCGGCAACGAAGAGGCAATTGATGCCCTGATCGGCCGGCTCAGAACCATGGGTGTTACCGTCATCACGGCGGAAGAGGCAGCACTCCCCATCCATGCCTCCGGACATCCCGCCCGGGAGGAACTCGAAGCCATGTACCAGTGGGTTCGGCCCGATGTGGCCATCCCGGTCCACGGAGAGGCCGAACATATGGAGGCTCACGCCTGTATCGCGAGAGCCTGTGGCGTACCCAGATCCCTGGTTGGTCGTAACGGCGATCTGTTCATGATCCGCCCGGTTCCCGGCATCCGTCGCCAGGTGGTGGAAACCGGTCGCCTTGGCTGGGAAAAGCAGGAGTTGGTGCCGGTGTTCTGAACAGGCTGGCGGCCAGAACGGCACAGGCGATGATCGAAACCACAACGGTTGGTCCGGCGGGCAGGTCGCAACCCGCGGATAGCAACAGGCCAATGATATATCCGGCTGAACATACGGTAATTGCTTTCACGATGGACTGGCCGCGCATATGGCCAATCAGCAGTGGGGTGGCAATCAGGGAAGCAAAGACCACATAGATGCCTGCCTGATCGACGCAAACGGTGACTGCCAGTGCGAACAGGGGAAGGAACAGCTTTTCCTGAATCCGTCCTCTGAGGATTACATGCCAGACAAGCGCCAGGCCCGCGATAATAGCCAGGGGAATCAGGCCCGCGCCGGTGACCCATAGCAGGTCGCCATTGAACGCCTCGCTGAGGCGCTGGGCGCCGTGGGGATCATCGCTGACCATCAGCGTTGCGGCACAGGCACCCAGTACGTAGAGCAGGCCGATCATGGCTTCCCGGTGATCGGGTGCGAGGCGGATCACCCAGTGCACCAGGATGACGGCCACCAGTGCAAACCCGAGGGCGGAAGCGGGCGCGAACCGAGACCAGTCGCCCGGCAATAGCTGCCCGCCGGTGATCGCGCCCAGTGCCGCCCATTGGGCGATGGCAAGATCCGCAAATACCACGTTCCTTTCCAGTACCCGTTGACCCAGCGGCACCAGGGTAACTGACATCAGCAAGCCGGCTGCCATCGGCCACAGTAGCCAGAGCCAATCAGCCATCGCTTTCTACCGTTTGCTTGGGAGCAAGTTGATGAAGTTCATTCACCAGGTGGGACAACAGGCTTTCCAGGCTGGTGGCCGCTTCTTTCCCGGTTACTGTGCCGGGTAACACCAACACAGGCAGATGGGTTCTTTCAGAAAGCCAGTGTGCGGGACGGTCATCCTGATACAGCGCGACCATAATTGCAGAAGCCTCCGGTAGATCCGGATCCTGCAGTACGGCATTGAGGTGAGACGCACTGGGCGGCAGGCCCGGTTTTGGCTCCAGATCAAAGGCAACGTCTACGTCGAGCCAGCGCAGCAGATAGTGGAAACCGGAGTGCTGAACACCCACGGTCATGCCCTTCAGATCATCGGCCTTGTCTCGCCACTCGGCCTTGCTCAGGTTCCAGCGGACCTTCCATTGCAGAAGCCGTCTTTGAATATCCGTAGCCTGCTCCGGGGAAATGGACGCCAGACGCTCCGCCAGTGCATCCGCGATCCGGGGCAGGGCATCCGGATCGAGATGTACGTGGGGATTCCCCTCCGGGTGCACGTCTCCCATGCTGCGATCCACGTGATCGTGGGGCTGGTGCAGAGGCACCTGATCAGCGGCAAAGAAGAGCCCCGGTCGCCCCGGTTGAATATCGCGGTTGGCCGCTTTGCGAAGCAGTGATGGCAGCCAGCCGGCTTCCAGTGATGCCCCGGTACAGACCGCGATATCGGCGTTACGCATGGCGGCTATCAGGCTGGGGCGTGCCTCAATGTAATGCGGGTC
Proteins encoded in this region:
- a CDS encoding metal ABC transporter permease, translating into MADWLWLLWPMAAGLLMSVTLVPLGQRVLERNVVFADLAIAQWAALGAITGGQLLPGDWSRFAPASALGFALVAVILVHWVIRLAPDHREAMIGLLYVLGACAATLMVSDDPHGAQRLSEAFNGDLLWVTGAGLIPLAIIAGLALVWHVILRGRIQEKLFLPLFALAVTVCVDQAGIYVVFASLIATPLLIGHMRGQSIVKAITVCSAGYIIGLLLSAGCDLPAGPTVVVSIIACAVLAASLFRTPAPTPAFPSQGDRFPPPGDGCREPGGS
- a CDS encoding metal ABC transporter substrate-binding protein, producing MVSKRLFLTLLIGLASLPAQASLNVFACEPEWADLAGILVPEARMTVATSAYQDPHYIEARPSLIAAMRNADIAVCTGASLEAGWLPSLLRKAANRDIQPGRPGLFFAADQVPLHQPHDHVDRSMGDVHPEGNPHVHLDPDALPRIADALAERLASISPEQATDIQRRLLQWKVRWNLSKAEWRDKADDLKGMTVGVQHSGFHYLLRWLDVDVAFDLEPKPGLPPSASHLNAVLQDPDLPEASAIMVALYQDDRPAHWLSERTHLPVLVLPGTVTGKEAATSLESLLSHLVNELHQLAPKQTVESDG